The genomic DNA atgttaattcatgttcACTAAAATAGTTAACTTATGTTAACTAATGACAcgtttttgtaaagttttactgGAAGTTTGATAATCTAAGTCAgagttttaaatcattgttcaCTGAAAATATTCTCTTTTTATTTTCTAGACGCTTCATTAAAATCAAACCGGGAAACAAGGGTGCAAAGGGAAAGTGACCTCTAAAACAGGAAAACTGCAAAAGAAGACCATCAACAGTCAGTCTCAAAATATCAAATCTTTTGAAAAAGACTTTTGGACTTAGAGGGGTActtcatttaaaatgtagctGACACTTCCCAccaatacagtttttttttaaaatatggtgGGCTGCAGTGATGGCAGGTGACTTCTCCGAGGAGGCACGAATGCAAAGCTAGCCAAAACATTGTCATGTGTGGCTCGTCacttcaaaatgtgtgtttggcgcgtcatgTGAACATGTGCATagcgtgtcatgtcaaaatacgtgcctgcttcAGACACTTTGAAGGggattatgataaaagagatgctcgcttTTGCCATACtagcttaatctcatgtgtaatcagagtttagtgttaaatgAGTGTCTTGCGGGTATCATGTGAATgtctctttttttctttatcatATTTAAAGCGTTTGCGggaggcacgtattttgacatgatgtgcAATGCATATAGATTCACATTACaccccgaacacatattttgcatCCTGCATCCTTTTTTTATACTGGTTTGTATATTATAGAccatgttttcatatttaaaattggGCTGGTGTCTGTTAAAGAATAAGcaaattaatgttttattgaatccgtttaaaaatgtgctgtttgtacagttgtgaaacttttgtgcttttttgaaatctaaattttaaactacatttgtattttaagtaaAGATAAGGCATCTCAATAttgttctttgtttgtttgatttttttttgtattttagtaTGTTATTGGTGCGTTTTTGTTGCACCACAGTTTATGCactgaatattaaaatatatctgCTTGTATTTCTGCCTGTTTTATGGCATAACAAACATAGcataacagaataaagaaagaataaaaaattcatAACCTGGCCTTTTTTGTTCTATGTTATCCACTTTGACAAATATAAAATGCAGGGTATAAtagcatttaaattaaaaaataatggaGTTGTGACTAATATGTACTGTAAATTAACAGGTATATGATGCTAAATAACAGTTTTATGCTGTAGATAACAAAAACAGTATCATGCTATTAAATAACAGCTGTATTTTGTAGGTGACACAAACAGTACAATGCCgttaaaataacagttgactGCTGTAGGTAACAAAACAGTATCATGCTGTTTTTTCTAATAACAGTATCCCGCTGTAAATTAACAGTGCAATGCTGGCAACCACAGCTTCCAGCATAATACCGTTTTTTTACagggaaattttttacagtgtgctttcccccccggtgggcgtggctttcaggttgtgacgcgctgcgctctgtctctatgtccaaatttcagtcaaaactgttctatttcatcaaaaacaatctgaaaacagggctttaagtgtaaaataccgaacttgtcctttaactctttcaccgccagtgttttttaaaaaagttgccagccagcgccagcgtttttcatgattttcacaaaagtttaatgccttccagaaaatgttcttcttcaaataaacatacaatatacaaaatgaaagaacagaccctctgctttcaaacaaaaaaaaaaccgtttcatcctaccttcaggagttcttttgtaatcagcttttgaatataggtaggtttctgcaaaaacaccacattttgagcaaaaagcagagataattacatttttgtgacggacttttcatagagatcccattcagagcgatctttaaaacagacacggacatgcagcagcttgtcatagggcaatacttccggttttaaaaagttgcggaaaggccacctagtggataatagcggtattgcggaaagacggaaatactcgtcatatCTCCTttttacggagcccctaaggggacatggagcagaaattaaataaagtttggctttgcgtgctcacgtgaaactttcgcgtcctcacgtgaaactttcacgtgcgcatgtaAAACAACCatgtttagtttcacgtgcgcatgaaagtttcacgtgagcacgcaaagctaaacttaaaataaaattctgcacatgaaagtttcacgtgagcacatgaaactaaacttttgatttttttactccaatgtcatgttcttctgtttcatttttttcttatgatCTTAATGTGATCCTCATTTAAATTCCATGTGCTTTTATAGGACGGTTTCTTATGTATGACATCTTATGTATTGAAccacactttgttttgttacttcagaaaaattgcaagctgtatttgtttatttgtttctttaCAGTAAGACATCTTCAAATATCCTTGGCAAAAAGCTTTACCAACTGAGGTACAGGAATAATGgatccacactgtaaaaaatatttttatgttacttaagttaaatcatttttaacttatttttctAAGTTAAGTCAAAAATTTttaagtaggttgaattgacttgcataagtATGTGAtgcatgctgcattttttttacagtgcacagcaaaaaagttttttaacttGTCACTTTAGgtgaacattttaagttgaataaacttgttttttttaagttttaccaattgaagtaatttaatccaacttttcactttttgtgatgtgtgatttcaacataagaatttataattggaaattttatctcattttctgctgaaattctcattaccgcaatgtgtccggctgtgtttgcacatgctttattttgtaatttaatcaaattaacacaaaaatattaagaaaaaaaatggatgttttgcttgactactttagatgacagaaaaaatatttactgaatattcatgtataataataattaagaaaaattaggaaaattatgtgtccatgcctgatgttctcatcctccgcaacacactttgagaacagtttaagcacacatacagaattttaataaagtttgattttgagtgaccaagcacatggaccagttacttcaagatggctaccaggtaagatcatttttacagttaatttgaaatattgtcttgtcagaatgcttacacgacattttgattatcattaccgcaacagatgctttttaaatgttaatttaattaatagaagcataatactttgattttaaatgcatgtgcagaatctccaaatgatgttctttcaggtttgtcatgtcatttggAAAATATGTcggtgttgatgttttctgactgttgcggtaatgagattttttaggactaattttttaaattatgttacaaaaagtgttaaatgataagtaaaagtaattaatgttcccatttactccagactttgtttttcaatgtctggtgggaaaaaagttaatttaagcaatttttacattttcatgcttgacatttttaaaaccaagttttcgtgagaatcacccatatatattttttcaacttATATGATTAAGTCAAAAAATTCAAGTTGGTAAAACACGTTTtatgtgttaccaattgaagtaatttttaggttgatccaactttttcactttttacagagcagggaacacacatactgatcaaatgtataattcactttggataagagcgtctgccaaatgcataaatatagcatataaatgtactatttattgatatatacaaaataaaatatttttgcaaaatTAAATGAGTGTACTGTAAttgaaaaaatgtgtttacatgATCCTACCCAAATTGCTTTCCAAGTAAATTTATATAGTTTCCTTTTAGTTAATAACTAATACAAaagcaatttatttaaaaaaatgattcactGTCATCTGTGGACTGGTATGTGTTTATTCAAACAGAAAGATGAATTGTCTTTTGAGTTACATAAGGTGTGACCTCCACCtcataaataataatagaaGATCCAGCAAAAGCAGTAAGATGGCATACATGACATTCCAGGTAGTGTCTCTTTATTCAAGTTCACACTATAAAAGAGGCAGAAGTCTTTGTTTCTTCACATACCTCCCTGTCGAAAGAAAGTCAACATGTCTTCCAGTTTTTCTCGCAGCACCAGCTACGTCTCCAGTGGCTCGATGGTGGGTTCATCATCTCGCACCACTCGCATGTCTGTGTCAGGTTCGAGGAGCGGCTATGGTTCCAGTGTCAGGTCTGGCAGTGTATATGGAGGAGCTGGAGGTTCAGGTGTTCGCATCTCCACGGCCTCTTCTGGCTTCGGGGGCTTTGCCGGGTCTGATGACACCAGCGTCATCGGAAACGAGAAAGCCACCATGCAGAGCCTCAATGACCGTCTGGCAAACTACCTGGCCAAGGTGCGAGCCCTGGAGAAAGCCAACGCTGATCTGGAACTGAAGATTCGTCAGTTCCTAGACAGCAAAACTGCCCCGGCTGCTCGTGATTATAGTCGATATTATGCCACTATAGAGGATCTTCAGACTAAGGTATTTTGGGTTTTAAAAGACTCCAATTTCTGTGAATTCTCTATTCATAAATATACTTCAtgtattatttttcatttgtatgTATTCAGATCATGGCAGCAATTAATCTGAAGGGTGGAATACATCTCAGCATTGACAATACAAGTCTGGcaataaatgattttaaattaaAGTGAGTATGAAATTTAATATGTTACAGGTAAAATAAACAGTTTTATTGAATCAAGTTTATCTTTTATATCTTGCACTCTCAAAAGATTAtaccttttcaaaaaataaatctttgtacCTTAATAgtgcatttaaatgtacatattttttaagtgGTACAATTCAAGTTACAGGTTTTCTACCATTTCCTCTGACAGTGtgcttgcattttttttttgttcaatgCATAAACctcacaaaaatgtgtttgttttgtggaaactttttaaattttgtttcccaagtaaatgtgtatttttctgataaacaagaAACTATGCCGGGAAtataaaggcggggtgcatgatctctgaaagccaatgttgatattggaaatcacctaaacaaacacacttttACCCAATATAATCTGGACCTTATGTTGATAGacccccacacatatgcaacccaggcaaaaATGTTGGGTAGcagacacaccccttactgctgattggctacaagtgtgttttccaaagtgtttttcaaaaatcatgcacccagCCTTTAAGTAAAAGGGagagttcatccaaaaatgtatttcctcatgtgttgttttaaacctgtatgagttttttttttattctgctagacacaaaagaaaatattttgataaattaacTTCCATACTAGGAAgcacaaatactatggaagtcattgTCAATTGGTTCAGTGGAAGTCAATTAACTGTATGCTTaccaacttttttaattttaaaggtggcatatcatgaaaatttgagttttttcatgtttaagtgctataggtctccagtgcttctatcaacctagaaaacgtgaaacgtaaaaagaacaacccagtaacttagttttggtaaagcattatttgcaagcatgtgaaaaaataggtaattgaaatttggctccctttgtgatgtcaaacagggatcttattataataatatcgccccctaatctgcactatccaaccacggcactgacatATAGTtgagagagaacgagagagagaaaaatatttagcacaattgagtttcaatttcaacataccacaattatggtgatcagtgtttgcatttaatcagctcatttgcattttaagggacacacccaaaaactgcacatttttgctcacacctacaaagtgtcaatttaaacatgttataataaattatctatatggtattttgaactaaaactgGGAAAAAACAAAGATTTCAACCTATTCTCCAACCCATACGATTGCTTTGGTCGTTTGTCAATTTCACCAAATTTTACGAATAGATGGATTTACTAATTTAGCGACTCTACCGGGAGCAGgtgaaacttaatatattaggGTATAAAATGATGTTTTGAAGTATCATTTTCCTATGATTACATGTACTGGGATaagatttttaatttaaaccgcCAGCATTAgttgtattttattacacattacactattcaggcatttagggcaaataacgtacccatttatttattatatgatataaacatggcatataaaacagttacaactttttaaaaatgtacttaaaatatttcAAGTGTACCGAGGTCAAACGCTCgatttatttgaagaaaagaTGGAAAGTGATGACAATCCGCTGTAAATATCAGATCCGGTGTGCAAACTGCCGCCAGAAGAATCGATGATACATCATCTATAATTGTAAAAAGGCATTGGCTCTCGTGTGTCTCGTGACCGATTGCATCATTACGTTAGCTAAAAATGTGAAGCTCTATTGGCTCTTGTGACTCTTGTCATgctggtttatgtttgaataAGATCTGACTGTGCGTTTTGATCACAGAGTTCATATGGCTTCAGTTCGCAAGGTTTGCAACGTGAATGgtttgtaatacttttatacAGTTTGATGCAATAAATACCTGTGACTATACTTTTATTtgcatgttgtgttttatatggttaagaagtggttgggtttagggtaagggtgagggtggggttagatgctccaaaatatctttaaaaccataaatgtttatgaaaccgTTTACAAATAATATCTCTAATCTGATATATAAGGCAAAAACCTTAAAACGTAACAACAGGttgtatgggtgattctcacgaaaacttggttttaaaaatgtcaagcatgaaaatgtaaaaattgcttaaattaactgtttttcccaccagacattgaaaaacaaagtctggagtaaatgggaacattcatttaaaaacttttacttatcatttaacactttttgtaacataattaaaaaaaagtcctaaaaaatctcattaccgcaacagtcagaaaacatcaacactgacatattttcaaaatgacatgacaaacctaaaagaggtattatgcttctattaattaaatttgcatttaataagcatctgttgcggtaatgataatcaaaatgtcgtgtaagcattctgacaagacaatatttcaaattaactgtataaaaaatagccatcttgaagtaactggtccatgtgcttggtcactcaaaatcaaactttattaaaattctgtatgtgtgcttaaactgttctcaaaaagtgttgcggaggaagagaacatcaggcatggacacatcattttcctaatttttcttcattattattatacatgaatattcagtaaatattttttctgtcatctaaagtagtctagcaaaacttccatttattttttttcttaatatttttgtgttaatttgattaaattataacataaagcatgttcaaacacagccggacataTTGCGGTAATAAGaaattcagcagaaaatgagataaaatttacaattataaattcttatgttgaaatcacacattgtgcaaggtagaacacagtattgtgttaattctgatgctttttaatgttactatattacacattttaaagctaaaatcattagtgccgtggtgtttcaatggtttcgtgagaatcacccgtataaGCTACAACCGCTAGAGGACACTAATCCCTTAATACGTCACTTTACGTCGTAATAAGGTGCTATGAGGTCGTTATTTTTGGAGGACAGtctcaaagatttatttgacatcttaaaaaaattgtgaaatgtcccctttaataaattaataaaatacattgtgGGTTCCAGTTTTGTTGTCTTGCAGCAGTAATACGGCTGTGTCTAAAGAATATGATTCTATATAACAGATACGAGGCCGAGCATGCCATGCGTCAGTCTGTGGAGGCAGACATTATGGGGCTTAAACGGGTGCTTGAAGACATGGACATCACCGGCAAAGACCTCAACATGCAGATCGAAGGGCTGAAGGAAGagttggtgtttttgaagaagaaTCACGAGGAGGTAATTATATCCAATGCAAATGAAAGTTCTgcattaataaaatgtttggaaCTCGTATTGTATTTGAAATTTGAATCAATGATGTTACATTAGACGAATGTGCATTCACACCTGTACTTAGGATCTTCTGGCTGCACGCAGTCAGATGAGCGGTCAGGTTAATGTTGAAGTCGATGCCCCTGATCATCAAGATCTCACAAAGGTCCTGGCTGAACTTCGGGAGTACTACGAATCGGTTACTGCCAAGAACCAAAGAGAACTTGAGCAATGGTTCAAGACTAAGGTAGCCCAATAGTTTTAGATGTCAGATTGGTGTAAAACGAACAGCTGTGGTTTGAAATCACTCAGTGTTCCTCTGTGTTTATTGCAGACAGAAACTCTAAAAGAGGAGGTTGTCATCAGCTCGACAGATTTGAAAACATCTCGCACTGAAATCAACACGCTCAAATCCAAAGTGCAGACTTTGGAAGCCGAACTTCAGTCGCTTTTGGCTTTGGTTAGTAATACGCGTGACTACGTTAAATGTATACTTCAAACCGTGCGGTGTGCATTGTATTATCATTCGTTTGTATTATTCTCATTCATCTAGAAATTGTCCCTGGAATCCACATTGACTGAAACCAAATCTCGATATTCCATGAAGCT from Misgurnus anguillicaudatus chromosome 20, ASM2758022v2, whole genome shotgun sequence includes the following:
- the krt1-19d gene encoding keratin, type I cytoskeletal 13, yielding MSSSFSRSTSYVSSGSMVGSSSRTTRMSVSGSRSGYGSSVRSGSVYGGAGGSGVRISTASSGFGGFAGSDDTSVIGNEKATMQSLNDRLANYLAKVRALEKANADLELKIRQFLDSKTAPAARDYSRYYATIEDLQTKIMAAINLKGGIHLSIDNTSLAINDFKLKYEAEHAMRQSVEADIMGLKRVLEDMDITGKDLNMQIEGLKEELVFLKKNHEEDLLAARSQMSGQVNVEVDAPDHQDLTKVLAELREYYESVTAKNQRELEQWFKTKTETLKEEVVISSTDLKTSRTEINTLKSKVQTLEAELQSLLALKLSLESTLTETKSRYSMKLSGFQSQVTFLEDQITKIRADSERQRQEYQILLDIKARLEMEIAEYRRLLDGEATVSTSTTSSSSSSTTTTKKVITVVQEVVDGTVTSSKSASFSTQRTF